A single window of Papaver somniferum cultivar HN1 unplaced genomic scaffold, ASM357369v1 unplaced-scaffold_139, whole genome shotgun sequence DNA harbors:
- the LOC113335173 gene encoding uncharacterized protein LOC113335173, whose product MASFCRSAVRSGMRSMAALRNQNLNSKPFSPPFPLPTTSSLPRTSRFAVALASVESMMPLHCAIANSRLKSSIAVDSSCWSWMSQGLSLPL is encoded by the exons atggcTTCGTTCTGTAGATCAGCTGTGAGGTCAGGGATGAGATCCATGGCTGCGTTACGGAACCAAAACCTAAATTCAAAACCTTTCTCTCCTCCGTTTCCTCTTCCAACAACAAGCTCTCTTCCTCGCACTTCTAG ATTTGCAGTGGCCCTGGCaagtgtggaatcaatgatgCCTCTTCACTGTGCAATTGCTAATTCTCGTCTCAAATCAAGTATTGCTGTTGACTCTAGTTGCTGGAGTTGGATGTCCCAAG GGCTTTCATTACCATTGTGA